Within Terriglobales bacterium, the genomic segment TTCCCAAGCTTCGGACGTGGGTTCGATTCCCATCGCCCGCTCCATAAATTCTGATGACTCAGTTGACCTTACGTTGCTCAACCCACAAAATAAGACCATAAAATGGGGTGTTTTGGTCCCAAGTTGCTCCCAAATCCCGACTGCACCCCGTCAGAGACAAATTCTTTGGGCTCACAGACGAATAGCTTTCCGGAGTTTTGCTTACGACAAGAGCGGAAGTAGCTCTTCTCTTTTCCTCGCGCTCCCACCGTGAGCCAGGGCGTTACTCTTTATCAGCGTACGCTCGAAACGCGTATTAAGCGGAAGCCGCTTTTGCTGCCGGGCGGGAACGCTTGCTTTCCCAGGCCTGGCGCATCTCTTCGCGCCTGGCAAGTACATATTTTTTGGCATCCTCGAAGTTCTTGTAGACCCGCTTGCCTTTGATCAAGTTGCACGGACGGCAGCAGGATACCAGGTTGGCAGGATCCTTCTTGCCCTTGTGGGCACGCGGCACGACGAAATCAACGGACATGATTAGGGCGTTTTCAAAGCTGGCCCTCCCATCCAATCCGCAGTACTTGCAGCAGAATTCATCACGTTCCAGAATCTTCAGGCCTTCGGCCTGGCTTACGGGCATATCGACTCTTGACAGGGTCATGATGTTGAATGGCATGGAGCACCTCCAAATCAGAAATCCTATTGCATATTAAGATGATTGAGAAGAGGGGAAGTCTGATCTGACCGAACGCGACAAGCAACTGAGGAAGATCGGCTTTCATTACACCATTCCGGAACGGTCGCGATTGTGCCTATATCATCGACATCGAACCAGTTGGCATATGGAGCCTCGATCTGGCTAAATCTCCCGCCTGCCGTCGAACGCGCCGCGACGAGGCCGTTTACGTGCTTCCGACCTCAGGTTGCTGCTGCTTTTGTTGCTGCGCATGCTTCCGCCAAGGAGGTTGCACCTAGGACCCTTGGGAGGGAGAAGTTTATGAGTCAAGCAAGCGATTCCTGTAGTCATAGTGATTTTCTTTTAGCGGATCCATCTGAGACTGAATGATCCGATTGTTGGCTACCGGTCGTCAGGGTCGGCGAAGCAGATTTGTCCGGAGTAGCGAAGCGCGGTGCCGGCGACTAGGTCGGCTTCACCGAAGTAGTT encodes:
- a CDS encoding HNH endonuclease encodes the protein MPFNIMTLSRVDMPVSQAEGLKILERDEFCCKYCGLDGRASFENALIMSVDFVVPRAHKGKKDPANLVSCCRPCNLIKGKRVYKNFEDAKKYVLARREEMRQAWESKRSRPAAKAASA